From the Helianthus annuus cultivar XRQ/B chromosome 17, HanXRQr2.0-SUNRISE, whole genome shotgun sequence genome, the window CAAATTCAGTCTCAACACCTCAAAATcaaattcaaaaaataaaattaaagtaTAATCATTACCTTTTCCTCCTATAGTTCAAAAGAACCTGCGGATAGAAGCTGATCGACCACGCAACAAAAGCAATCCACCCGAAAACATTCGATAACACCTCCAGCCCGGTTGAATTCCATGAACTCATCTCTCACACAATTTAAACTGTAAATCTATAATCAAATTGATAGTGTTGTAGCATACAATATCATGCATGATGTCTGCAGCATTTATGTGGTTTTGGATAGTGGAACTACTGTGGAAGTTCAAGTGGTAAGTAATGTCGTTTAGCGCCAAATTTTATGAACCAAAGGTTAATTTTCTGTTGGGATGTAAGTTGCTTTGCGTAAATGTATATCTTTTCGAATATATATGATTTTATAGTATAAGGTATGGTGTGTGTATTTGTTTTTTGTTCATTTGAAGATATATGAGTATGTATTGTGTCCCGTTTACTAAGGTTGTAATGATTGATTTCGTAACGAAAGAATTACTAGTATTTAGTGACGTGTTTCGGAAATTAGTGGGATGTGTTATATACGTTTGAGCTAATGAAGGGTCGTAATATCAATTTATTTAAaaactagggttaagacccgcccgcgttgcggtgCGGGTACATCCTAAACATTGAATGggttagtccaaacgttatagtatgcattaaccatatgagaACACAtatttcgacgtatccagttgaactcagtgtaacctgtataagcattgtgattggatcaaacgtaaagtaaatggaattcatatcgaacaatcataacgtattatatgtgacccaacttatacaaagaaaacgtaacgggtatgaaggaaaatatgcacatgtaatcgaaagggattaattagagctttcgaaaaaaaggggagaaaaagaaaccataatttgactccactcggttcgaaacaaaatgtacataaaataaacacgaaaacatattatgtttgacctgaatcattttccaaaaaagtttacgtcgaaacgtagaacaacttgaatttatacgaaaatgtacatagaaatatgcacgtaaaaatggtttctttaaacgaaaaacgtattatatttgaaaAAATCATATTTACacatacccgtacataaaatatgcacgtaaaaaaatagtttttaagtaaatgAAGTATAgtggtaaaccgaaacaaaaaattagtaaaatatttaataggttaaaaacgttcgtaaaaccgtgccaagtagcaccaatgccacaatcacatcgactctcaacatcgtaaaaataaaatagataaaatggtaaaaattacactgaacgaaaagctGACTAAAATCGTTAACCAcacacacccgttacagtgtcttaatacgaagaaattaaccagaaaaataaaacgtagaaaataataacttagtcgatctacgacccgcccgttgcggcgaacttttcAAATGGGAAAAATGGATGCAttgcgacgggtctgtcaaatatgaaaaaatagagcaaaaacgttgaacctcacatgcacgctacgacatgttaactcgcaaaatttagaacgaaacgtaaaacgaaaaatttgggaaagataaaaagtatggggtacgaaagttgtaaataataaagtgttagTGTTAAATCACAAAAGATGGAAAACTTTGGGTttaaagtaaaaaaatgaaaaggggttaaaatgtaaattatgaaatgtttgggttaaaagtgaaaaaataagttttttttaaacattcCCTAAACACAAAGTACAAGTTATAATGCACATATAACTTCCTTATTAATATAtggaataatttgaatgatatGAGTAATCGTAATTTTAATTTCTTTAGGTAACGCGCTTAATAGTTGAAGTTTGTTAATATTGATTTGGAAATAAACTTGATATCAAGTGTGTAAGGTGATCATTTTACAATTCAAGGGTCTATAATTGTTTTTATATAAACTGAAAAAATACAAAACTTTACAAGTTAAAAAAACCTCTTCTCTTAGATCATAGGGTATGGTGGGGCgagggtttggggcatgggttgacacgtggagttcgagcccCCCCGCTGGTGAGTGACatgtccgtggggtatggcggggcgtggctagcccggcGTGGCCAAcggttatattttaaaatttaaatatggCTCGCTATGCCCTAGCCAACAAGCCAATAAGAGCCGGCCACATAGGATCGCTAGCATGCCCCACGCCCGGTCTTAAACTCCCGCCCAAGgagccacgcccaaacccaaacccacccgAGGTGATGACTTGGGCGTTTCGctccaacccacgccccaaccccgccccataccccatagtcttaaaCTACATTCATATGTTTCTAGCAGGAGTTTGATGGAAATTAGAAAGTGAGACTTGTAAGTTGAGAAAATTACATATGCCATAGATATTTTTTAagacgatttttttttttttaattctgcTAAGATTTGAATCCAAGACCTTCAAATCTAGGTTTTTATGAAAGTTTTGTCTTTGCCAATGAGTCACCAGCCTCATTTATTATTGCCATCGATATGTGATGGAGATTGGAGACAACACTCGATGTGCAAGGGACTGGGTGGTGATGAAGATGAGGATGAGAAGCAACACGTGTAGCGATGGTGTTGGTGGCAGAGGATGTTGTAGTTTTTTGTGGTCATCAACGAGGAAGGGAAGACTTATCAAAGGGTTTGTAGCCTAATAGTATGAATGTGTTTGTTAAGGTGTGGTCCCTTCATAGGTGGTAAAGGTTCAAGTCCCATTGTGGGTACTAGTGAGGTATTTTAGTGTAGGTTAGTTTGCCGTTTAAAATTAAGGGAAGGGAAGACTTTAGTGAAGAAAAATAGATGAGGTTGGTTTATGTTTTTTATCTTTTGAAAAAGGGGAAATGGACTGTATCACCCTAAACTATACAAATTTGGCTAATACCACGCCCAACTTTCAAGTTGGCTCCCACCACCCCAACTGGACACTTTGGTGTACCTGTCACCCCGTCGTTAaaaaatcactaactcagttagGTTTTTAATCCTACGTGGCAAAAGAGTTGTGACCTGGCGTGCCCACGTGGACTCGCCCCTTACAACCCATTTATACATCTTCAAAGCCTCCAGTTGATCGAGGTCTGCAAATTCCAATAGCATCAATAATCTCTCTAACCTTCCTAAACAAACTCATCATTCTAACCGAATCAACATGTAAATCAGGGCTCTCCAGTTGATCGAGGTCTGCAAATTCCAATAGCCCACTATCTTCCCTGTGGTAAATCAGCTGCCTACAACCACCCTCGAATCACCCTCAACCATAACCACCCTCCAACAGAATCCGACAACAAAAGCTAAGAAGACAACGAAAACCCAACCCTTTCAGCGTCTGTTCGCTAATCAAATCCGTCATCGCAAGAATCGATCCAGAAATCACCATAGCCCGGACCATTTCTTACCCCCAAAACCCACACATATCCAATTTCAAGCTCAAACTCACGTATGCTCTAAACCCCTCTTCAAAAAATGTCGACTTTGATGAACTTTCAAAAAATCCAATTTCAAGCTCAAACTCCGCCACCATAGATGACACTTTTTAGTAAGTACAGAGTCAGAATCAGCCTCAAAGATGacatttttattatcaaaatcaaaGTAAGCTCTTAGCCAGACTTGAGAAACACAACCTTTGACCTTATTTTCATCAGTTTTGAACTGGGTTTCGATGTAAGGTTCTTGCAATAGAAAAACAATTGTTCCATACTTGGCTCTTGGGTCTTGTACGGACCGGAAAAGATTGATGATTTCTTGAAGCTTTTGGGGGAGTTCTTCAATGGGTTGGAGTGTGTTGTTGTTGGGGTTTGATGATGATTAAGAAGTGGAGTTAATGGGAAATGATCTTGTGGGTATTGATTGGACTGTGGTGggtttgatgatttgaagatttacactgtgttcccgagtttcattaaaTAAATGGGAGAAAAGAAAAGATTTAGAAGAAAATAATTTTTagttgtgttccagagtttcattaaaggagagaagagaagagaaaatGAGAGGTTTTTTGCCTAAATTTaatctttccaatttggaaagaaaCGGAGAGAAGataaaagaaaatgagagaatcattTCTTTTCTCCCCTTAACTTAACTCGGGAACACAACGTTAGTGGGGAAAGTGGGAAAGAAGAGAGGGTTAGGGTTTTGAAAAGGGGTAAAGAATTGGGGAAGAACAAATGGAGAGAGGAAGAGAAAGACATGATTAGTTTGTTTTGAGTCACGTAGGCTGTCCACCTCATCATCCCCATGACACGTAGGATTAAAAACctaactgagttagtgatttttTAACGAAGGGGTGACAGTGACACCAATTTGTCGAGTAGAGGGTGGTGGAAGCCAACTTGAAAGTTGGGCATGGTATTGGCCAATTTTGCATAGTTTAGGGTGATACAGTCCATTTCCTCTTagaaaaaaaacatattatattcgTTTAATAAAAACATCACATCTGCCCCCATTGGGTCTCAGTTTGGCATATCATCCGTAGAGATAGTGGGGAAACAAAAGAACAAGATTGTTTCTCAAAGTTGATTAATTTCGGAATGAAAAAACCTAATACATGGGGCCTTTTATAGGGTTTTTTCTTAATTTGATAGATTTGTTAGTTTTCAAAATTACAAAATTAAATGGGAAATTTTGAAATTAAAGACATAAATTGGCGTGTGAGTTTATCTAATCAAAGATTCACGCGTTTTAGACAAAAAGCAGAAAGTGCTGAAATTGGGAAAAAGAAATACACTAGCGAAATTAGAGCCTTAAATCAAGGAATTCAGGTCTGACAATTGGGCCACTGTGGTTGCCATGTTATTCGGTTGTTGAGACCTTTCCTTCGCTTGCACACGGGGCTCGTAACTCCAATAGTAGCCCAAGTTATACCCGTTTAAAGTTTGAGCTTTTTATGTCCGTTTCTCTTTATCAAGTTGCTATTGGAGCGCTCCTCATCATCCATGGATGGTGCAAAAATCCTCTCATCTATGttttttcttttctgctcaaAAGCCGCTAGAACTTCATAACAATATCGAAACAACATGAACAGAAAATTGGTTCATGCTATCATCCTCACTTCGTCCTGATATGTACGACGACTAGCCCATACTTTCATGTTAGATCTTCaaagttttaaataataaattttcaCCCATCATTCACTTTTTTTAATGAATCTTCAAAGTTTTAACTAATAAAATTTCACCCATcattcactttttttttttaataaaatattacaaacTTTTAGtgtcaaaagaaaaaaaaaagtgttgCAACAAATTACTTGTTCATTCTTCTGCATCTCATACACCAATACCCTTTCCTTTCTCCTAAAAATGGCGACTGTCATCCTCAAAAAAACCCTAAATTCCTTAAACCCCAACTCCATACTCCTCCGATCCCTCTCttccaccgccaccgccaccgccaccgccactgCCGGCCAACCTCAATCCGATACAACCTCCTCATCCTTCACCTTTTCGTCCGACCATAACAATGACACCAACAACCCTAATGGCGATGAGATATACATCAAAGCACGCAAGCCTGCACCTTCCACATCAGTCACCATGCCGATGTCGTTCATGACCGGATCGGTAGTCGGTAAGAGGTTCTACAAGCAAGTGACAACAAGACCGGCTGATGATGGTGTCGGTTGGTCTGTTATGCTTGATTACCGGACGCTTAAAACCCCTTCCAAGAGGCCTCTTAAGTGCTCTACTTTGTCTCTTGCTAAAGCTATTGCTGCTGAGTGGGAGTTTCAGGTTCATTCTCACTTTTTCTGTTCAGATTGCTTATTCAATGATCTTGATTTTGTTTGATTGTCGTTGAATTTTATTAATCTTGTGTTTATGTTTGACATGTGAGACATAGTGTTTGGTTTATTGTTTTGATTTAAGGTGAGAAGtaaccatagttattaaaggcgtcAGGCGCACTCAGGGCGATTTGTTGGGCCCGGGGCTTTATTTGCGCCCAGGCGCACCTTTTGCTTTAATAACTATGACCTGAAGCATAGTTACTAAAGGCGCGAGGCGCACTAAGGGCGATTTGTTGGGCCCGGGGCTTTATttgcgcctttaataactatggaaGTAACTCATTTGACCTACAATGCTAGCTGTAGTTATAAGTTATATTTTCTAGGCGCATAATCCTTGCTCGGAGCTTAGGCGCCAGACGCTTAAAAAgcgaaggtttttttttttaagctAGGCGCTTGGTATGGGGTTGTAGACATGTGGGCTTGTTTAGACTGTTATAGGTTGATTCCAGCCTTATTTAGGCTTCTTTTATTTAACAATGTTTGGCCGGGATTTGGCCGGAATATTCTTTGAATCTGCGCTTGAGAGCCTGAAACCTTCGGCGCCTAGGCGTGCGCTTTTGACAACAGAGGTTACAAGATACaagcttggttttaaaaagtgaGCCTAGGTGCGAGGCTCAGCGCCTTATGCAAGCTGAGGCGCACTCTGTACACAAAGTGCAGCTAAAGGCATGCTTTTTTGGTGAAAAAAAATTACTGTGAGGCACGCGCCTCATGTATGTGCCACAAATTTGTGCAGCAGATTGTGGTACatccatagttattaaaggcgctaggcgcactcaaggcgcatagacctcgcctggggcctaggcgcaaggcgcaaaaaaatgcacaatgaaaaaaataaaaaatattttatgtattagaaagctaatactattcttcaaagttcaaataaaacaaacaaaagttattatataacatttaatatcatctatttagtaccaaaagttctaaaatattagtgtagaaaagtattTTCCTTAAATAAAAGTAGAAATCTGGCTGGAATCTTGCCGAAGATTAGAGAATTTGCCGGAAActctccggaatctaggaatctcgccgAAATTTACGcctgaaccatcacctggagaaCATAGTTGTCAAGAGCTTAAGTAGCGTATAGGTCTAGGCTCGCTGTTAGGGTTGCAGCGATAGATAGCGATGATAGAgacattttaattattttttgtttttaaaataaatagcaactaaatatagctataaaatagctggaatttaggtttttgttagatatacatgtaaaatagcatagataccagggtattttgatataatatacgtatacaatttaaaaaaaaaaattttctattgtatcgctatttataaaatagccgctcgctatttatcgctatgtagcatataggtaggtaccttatcgctatttgtcgctattcgccattcACAACTATGCTGGAGAATAAAGCGCAATTGCTCTGACTTAAAGCGCAATGGCCTCGCCTAGCTTGGAAAATGGGCTAGGCGCAAAAGGCGATGACTTTTAACAACCATGGGTACATCATGCTTTTCAGGCAGTACATGTATGTAATTTCAATATTAAAACATTTATAAAGCTTATTTGTGTCTAAATGCTGGGTAAATGACCCTAGAAACCTATAGAATAAGAAAATTATACAATCGCCTTGCGCCTCGCATATGAAAAGCCCGCCGCTTTTGCGCTTCggttttagacctcgtcgcttttgtgcaCTTCACGCTTTTAAAACCAAGGTTACAAGGAAGGTTTAGGTCCAAGAGAACACGACTAAAAACTTGAAAACCgagaaaccattgtcaatcaattaattttttttttatttctttttatttaaaatgttagtaatgtaaaaaaaaatttaaaaaaacatatGTAACTCGCGAAGGTACACATGTACATCTCATACGAGGTAATACATATGTAGTATATGAGCTACATATATGTATCTCATTGACtacatatattttttaattttttttgttatctTAAAGATCAATAACATTTATGAAGAACGacaagtaaaaaataaaaataaaaaaattaaaaattggcTGATTGATAGTAGTTTCTTGCATTTACAAGTACCTTTTAACATTTCTTATGAGGCCTCCTCTCAGTTACATTTAGTTAGTGTTTTTGTCGATTGTAGCTTACAGATGGAATCCGGCCATTTACAATGCCTCTAATGAAACTTGCATGTACTGCTTTGGAGAGAGTTCCACTCACCAGGCCAAAAATAATTGATAGTTTAATGGCAAGGTTTAATCAAGATTTGGTCTTTTGCCGTGCCCCGGATGATAATGTTTTGACAAGTGGCGTCCACGGTATGCAATGCATTACATAAACTCTTTCGAGTTCTTTGTTTTCAAGTTTTATAATAATGTTTGAATTTGTAGAGCTGCAAGTGAAGAAAATCGATCCTTTGCTCAAATGGGTCGAGTCAGAGTTCGGTTTTAAGCCTGTTGTATATTCCAGCTTTTTCGGGGGGAAGCAGGAGGATGGCCTTGTAAAGGCGGTTGAAAACGTTCTTAAGAAAACCAATGATAACGAACTGGCGGCTATTGATGCACTTGCTTCTGCGTCACACTCGTTGATAATTTCAATTGCAATATTCCGCGGGAGACTACAAATTCACGAAGCGATTGAATTGATTAGACTTGAAGAAGATATGCAGGtccgtgttttttttttttttttgagtaagcTGCCATTTTCGTCTttgaggtttggccacttttgcgactttcgttcaaaggtttgttttttttttcatctggatccaaaaggtttgaaatcttgccattttctgATTTTCATTCGGcttgttaacttcatccattttctccgttaagtaAGGGGTATTTTCGTACGTAAAttgaaaaagaccgaatttccCTTTAAGTAAATACTTGTatattatgctaaatgcttgtacataaagtgaaaaagaccgaattgcccattaagttaacaaaaagacgggaatacccctgaattaacggagaaaaatggagttaatgagctggatgaaaatggcaagatttcaaaccttttggacccAAATGCGgcaaaacaaacctttggacgaaagtcgcaaaactggcgaaacctcagggacgaaaatgacattttactttttttcttttttaaacttGCTGACATTGTGTACCTGTTTGACCCGTTACAGATATAACTGTAAGCTGATCTTATTTTGTATTTAAAATCATTTCCAGGTGGAAAAGTGGGGTCTGGTAGAAGGCGGTCATGATCTTGATGTTGCAGATCTTAAAGTGCAAATATCATCTGCTGCGGTTTTTCTTGGACTCACTAAACAGTTTTGAAGTGGTGTgtaaaattaccattttgccaTTGGCTCGGCTTTATCAGTGCCGTTTTGCCATTATCATTCTTTCGTAGGTGTTAAAGTTGAAACTAAGCGTCAGCTAATAAGTGGTAAACAATCGTATCATCTGTTACACTTTTATAGCCTCGGTTATAAGTTCAATGTTTACAGTTTTGCTTTGTAGAATATGTTTTCTGTATGTATTAAAATTTTCGAACAATAGCAACATTGCTAAAATATAATAACCTAATTTGTGTGTGATCTCCCTTTACAGTCTCTCTAGCGGCGCATCGGTTCTATCTGCATCAACACAATGAATAGGTTCTTGATCGAAAACATGAGTACATCAAAAGTTTTGGTTTTATTTTAGAAGTTTATACCGTAGTTTAAGGTTCTTCATCTTCACAACATTGGGTGCAAATTGGTGGTTGTTTCTTGATGTCACAGTAGCAACAAGAGATATCACAGTTACTGCTGCATCCTATCAAAACCAGTTTTTTCAGCTCAGTACCCTCCCTTCTCATCTTttacaaataaaatattttaatggttAGGGCCTTGTATCTGAaactttttatatatatgtatatcaacTATGATGGCAAAGTTTTAAAGAACGGAATCGAGCCTTGAGGCGTTtacccttcgcctcacgaggtgTAAGCCTAAGGCagaattaaaaataaatataaaaattataaatctcttaaaaaataaaaattgacACAGAAAGTCTAAaacatcaaaaataaaataatcgACACAGAAAGTCTAAACCATCAAAAACACGCATAACCCTTTTTCAAACCGTGCGTGATGGTACCATAACACGGTTATCCGGGTCTGTTTTAAACCATTGTGATGATTTAGTGAATATGGCATTAAGAAGTAGTTGCACTATATGTTGCGGTTGACTTGACCGAACAAAGCACACACAATATTTTCTAAGGTGCAACAACCATTCTGACCAACCAAACTACTCCACATTTAAGACAAAGtaaattgaaagttttgaaatttAATCATAACCTGTGACAAGAAAGTAGTCTAAGGGTTGGATTTGTTGAGGATTGATGAAAAACGGCGAATCTCTTCTTGCTCCAACTTGAAAACAGATAAAGAAGCACACCAATGCTAATAGTGACAACTTCATGGCTTTGTTGAGAGCAATTTTAGCATGGATATCATGGAAAGATTTTGAGTGTTGGTGTCATGGAGTATATAAAAAGTTTTGTTGGATTTGCAGTTGAGAGTTAGGAGTGAGAAGAATCTATAACTTAAATGACATGATTGCCCTATACTATCCCACTTGTCTTTAGTATAATCCTAAAGAAATTTGTGTAGGAGTCATACATTGATGATGTCTATTTTAGGAAAAGCACATATCTTTATCAAAGTTGCAATGCCAACACCATGATTCCAACAAACATGCAATTCACAGATCTTTTTGAGAAATCAATAAATCAAAGTGATAACCCCCGAATGGATTTGCAGTGGATTTCACAAATGGTTTTGACACCATGATTACAGCGGATTGATGACAACTTGTGAATATCGAAAATGAATGGACAATTGGACAGTTATTGTTAATTGTCTTGGTACCGAGATATGTTCCCGGCAATCGATATAAATACATGATGAAGATGAACAATTGTGAGAGCGGTTGAAATTGGCGGGAATAACCGCTGTTCGAAACGATATCAACACGGCCATTCATCTATAacgttacatacatacatatttaACAATAATGTACCTATACTTAATACataaaaatacataaattatGTTTAAACACAGAACTAATGTACCATATATCGCTCCATAGCCCTCCTTCGGTACCGACCACAATCATCTCCTGATGATCTTTGACTCCTTCTTCTTTGTTCTGTATCCCCGTATTCACTGCTTGCCGGATAAGTTGGGTTGCCTCATCTGTTTCTTTCTTCAGGCATGAAGAAATTTGGTGTCCGGGTTTACGATAGTAGAAACAGGTTTTCTCCCGTTGACGTTGCTTATTCTTGCCATTCATCTTGTCTGTACAATGTTGGCATGGTAAGAGAGTGGATGATGATTGAATTTCAGTCGTCTTCATCTTTCCCTTtgacgctctgataccactatgttggggATCAGAAGACGAATTTGCAGCGGAAAGTGATTGTGCAGAATTGTAAGTGGGATTAATGTTATCATATGCCAGTGAACCAAATTGGATTTGCATGATTGAAAAGGGTATCGATGAACAAGAGCAGAAGATAAAAGGGCAATTCTTGATATGAATAAGAATGTCTTGATATCCGACATAGTTGCCGGTTAACTTGAATAAATACATATGAGTTTTGGCGGTTAGTTTTGCCGGGTAACTGCCTCCGGCAGTTATTCGAAATTAATCACCCGCTTATCATACCAACCAAGACTTGAACTTATCATCTATGGTCCGAGTGCATATCATACATAACTTATCTACCTATAAATTCGATTAAATACATATAAACATAACAAGGTTTAATAAATCTAACACTTCTAAACATATAAACTTGTCGATGTGTAAACATATACAGCTCGTAATACTCGCACACTTTCAAACATGAAATTATGTACACATTTTAATTCACAAAACTTGCAAAATAAGTAAAACAAAACAGCTAAGCCAACAAATTGTGAAAAGTACACAATCGTCACCCTCAAACGCTTAGTGTTATAACTGGTTTTAGTTTGACTTAATGTTTATCATGTCTAACGAACGTATGATATGATAAACATTAAGTCAAACTAAAACCAGTTATAACACTAAGCGTTTGAGGATACGAATATGCAGTTTTTGTAACGGACGTAAGGAGGTTATATACTGATGAACTTCATAATCAGCTCTCATATTGGAAAGCAACACTTTTGATTAGTGGGAGAATAACGCTTGTAAAGTACGTATATAAATAGCTTGCGGATTTGTTTCTTTCTTTATATAAAGCACCATTAAATTAAGTAAAAACTTGTAATCTGTTTCTTTCTTTACACGATTTTACATTAAGTTTTATGAGAACTTTGAAATTGCAATGTTTTGTTGTTTCAGTCTTGTATATGATGCATTATGATAGGATATTGTGTTATTGTTGTTGCTGAGTAGTTTAGTGTTCTAGTATGCTTGATGACGAGACTCTTTTGTTGTACCTAGGTTTGTTACATGATTTTTCTTTCAATCTTATGAGAACTTTTAAATTGCAATTTGTGTTATTGTTGTTTCTTGAGTAGTTTTTGT encodes:
- the LOC110920965 gene encoding ATP synthase mitochondrial F1 complex assembly factor 2, which codes for MATVILKKTLNSLNPNSILLRSLSSTATATATATAGQPQSDTTSSSFTFSSDHNNDTNNPNGDEIYIKARKPAPSTSVTMPMSFMTGSVVGKRFYKQVTTRPADDGVGWSVMLDYRTLKTPSKRPLKCSTLSLAKAIAAEWEFQLTDGIRPFTMPLMKLACTALERVPLTRPKIIDSLMARFNQDLVFCRAPDDNVLTSGVHELQVKKIDPLLKWVESEFGFKPVVYSSFFGGKQEDGLVKAVENVLKKTNDNELAAIDALASASHSLIISIAIFRGRLQIHEAIELIRLEEDMQVEKWGLVEGGHDLDVADLKVQISSAAVFLGLTKQF